The following coding sequences are from one Streptomyces sp. NBC_01485 window:
- a CDS encoding bifunctional RNase H/acid phosphatase: MREFIVEADGGSRGNPGPAGYGSVVIDAATGETLVERAEYIGVATNNVAEYRGLVAGLGAARELDPSARVHVRMDSKLVVEQMSGRWKIKHPDMKPLAAEAARILPSGQVTYEWIPRAQNKHADRLANEAMDAGKRGEQWDAGASRAALDARPAVTSSAPDPSAPAPSAPPGDATAGAAKARAALAQGRPGAGTQDRPVAQDPGGPAKEDGGETGKESGAKDDADLRAAHTVATGTTPDPSAPSSSATTPTPTPPPSATPSVGWGAAPDLGAPATFVLLRHGETLLTPQKRFSGSGGTDPSLSDVGREQAERVAAALARRGTIQHILASPLARTRETAGAVAARLGLEVTVEDGLIETDFGAWEGLTFGEVRERHPDDLNAWLADPEAEPTGGGESFAATATRIAATRDRLVAEYAGRTVLLVTHVTPIKTFVRLALGAPPESLFRMELSAASLSAVAYYADGNASVRLLNDTSHLRP, translated from the coding sequence GTGCGGGAGTTCATCGTCGAGGCCGATGGCGGGTCGCGGGGCAACCCGGGGCCCGCGGGCTACGGCAGCGTGGTGATCGACGCGGCGACGGGGGAGACACTCGTCGAGCGGGCCGAGTACATCGGCGTCGCCACCAACAACGTCGCCGAGTACCGGGGACTGGTGGCCGGTCTGGGCGCCGCCCGTGAACTCGACCCGTCGGCCCGCGTGCACGTCCGCATGGACTCCAAGCTGGTCGTCGAGCAGATGTCCGGCCGCTGGAAGATCAAGCACCCCGACATGAAGCCGCTCGCCGCGGAGGCGGCCCGGATCCTCCCGTCCGGGCAGGTCACCTACGAGTGGATCCCGCGCGCCCAGAACAAGCACGCCGACCGCCTGGCGAACGAGGCGATGGACGCGGGCAAGCGGGGCGAACAGTGGGACGCCGGTGCGTCCCGCGCCGCCCTCGACGCCCGTCCCGCCGTGACCTCGTCCGCCCCGGACCCCTCCGCCCCAGCCCCCTCCGCCCCACCCGGCGACGCCACGGCGGGTGCGGCGAAGGCCCGCGCGGCGCTGGCCCAGGGGCGGCCGGGGGCGGGGACGCAGGATCGCCCGGTGGCCCAGGACCCCGGCGGCCCGGCCAAGGAGGACGGTGGGGAAACCGGTAAGGAGAGTGGGGCGAAGGACGACGCCGATCTCCGGGCCGCCCACACCGTCGCCACCGGCACCACTCCGGACCCTTCTGCTCCCTCCTCCTCCGCCACCACGCCGACTCCGACTCCCCCTCCCTCAGCCACCCCCTCCGTCGGCTGGGGTGCGGCTCCCGATCTCGGGGCGCCGGCCACCTTTGTGTTGCTGCGGCACGGGGAGACGCTGCTTACGCCGCAGAAGCGGTTCTCCGGTAGCGGTGGCACCGATCCCTCCCTCTCGGACGTCGGGCGGGAGCAGGCCGAACGCGTCGCCGCCGCGCTGGCCCGGCGTGGGACGATCCAGCACATCCTGGCCTCCCCGCTGGCCCGCACCCGCGAGACCGCGGGGGCCGTCGCCGCCCGCCTCGGGCTGGAGGTCACCGTCGAGGACGGGCTGATCGAGACGGACTTCGGGGCCTGGGAGGGGCTGACCTTCGGCGAGGTCCGCGAGCGTCACCCCGACGACCTGAACGCCTGGCTGGCCGACCCGGAGGCCGAGCCGACCGGCGGCGGCGAGAGCTTCGCGGCGACCGCCACCCGGATCGCCGCCACCCGCGACCGGCTGGTCGCGGAGTACGCGGGCCGCACGGTCCTGCTGGTCACCCACGTGACCCCGATCAAGACGTTCGTACGGCTCGCCCTGGGCGCCCCGCCCGAGTCGCTGTTCCGCATGGAACTGTCGGCCGCCTCGCTGTCGGCGGTGGCCTACTACGCGGACGGCAACGCCAGCGTCCGCCTCCTCAACGACACGTCCCACCTTCGGCCCTGA